In a genomic window of Deinococcus carri:
- the apaG gene encoding Co2+/Mg2+ efflux protein ApaG, with translation MSHSAYPAPPDTPDVRVRVDVSYLPTHSGPERRLFAYVIRIENHSGETWQLLSRHWDILDAGGRETVVDGEGVVGEQPVIPPGGAYVYDSFVTVQDTPGRMSGHYVMQDAWGKQAQVPIPPFVLEVPGERMLN, from the coding sequence ATGAGCCATTCCGCCTATCCCGCCCCGCCGGACACCCCGGATGTGCGCGTCCGTGTGGACGTGTCCTACCTCCCCACCCACTCTGGCCCCGAACGCCGCCTGTTTGCCTACGTCATCCGCATCGAGAACCACAGCGGCGAGACGTGGCAACTGCTGAGCCGCCACTGGGACATCCTCGACGCCGGGGGCCGCGAGACGGTCGTGGACGGCGAGGGCGTAGTGGGCGAGCAGCCTGTCATCCCACCCGGCGGAGCCTATGTCTACGACTCCTTCGTGACCGTGCAGGACACACCCGGACGGATGAGCGGCCACTACGTGATGCAGGACGCCTGGGGCAAGCAGGCACAGGTGCCAATTCCGCCGTTCGTGCTGGAGGTGCCGGGGGAGAGGATGTTGAATTAG
- a CDS encoding GAF domain-containing sensor histidine kinase: MTSSPAALPSPPPPAPQGVPLSDRVRLVRNLLPPLIVLVVAVVEFAIAQLRTPAAEVWAHLLFYGLVGPAVTFFTVEWIAEGTRARERAEQELRVTYARLSASHGRLQAVQELMRDLTDAPDMGAVVEVAARGAVRATGATHATLTVPGGLSGSSSGGTGGEAGAERYPLRVAIPGGGALALHFDTPPTPETQALAQALAAEVATGVEAARQRTLDLMTLYSVDQSIRAERNMRRLLARVTRNMAERVQAGARAAYLSDQDGTLRLEYAQHGGGESSSSGTLAPAFVGRVAQAGTPLIASPQEAAEMFPEARSALGFPMRDEEGLLGVLVLGDARENAFDDGRLPLLALLAGQATLAVRNARAYLYSEELAISDERARIAREIHDGVAQSLAFCALKLDLVARQLHSDPDKAEAEVRAATGLLREQIKEVRRSIFALRPIDLERYGLLETVRRYVEDFGQQNSVRTVLNVSGDIHLAPGDEAVVFRILQESLNNVAKHARAREVTVTLHGGQQVTLRVQDDGAGFDLGQVSGRVSSAGGLGLMQMRERVESRGGQYRVLSSPGHGTLVEAEMPQA; this comes from the coding sequence ATGACCTCCTCGCCCGCCGCCCTGCCCTCGCCGCCGCCGCCCGCGCCGCAGGGGGTACCGCTGTCGGACCGGGTGCGGCTGGTGCGGAATCTGCTGCCGCCCCTGATCGTGCTGGTGGTGGCGGTGGTGGAATTCGCCATCGCGCAGCTTCGCACGCCCGCGGCGGAGGTCTGGGCGCACCTGCTGTTCTATGGGCTGGTCGGCCCGGCGGTGACGTTCTTCACGGTGGAATGGATCGCGGAGGGCACCCGCGCCCGCGAGCGCGCCGAGCAGGAACTGCGCGTGACCTATGCGCGGCTGAGCGCCTCGCACGGACGGCTCCAGGCCGTGCAGGAGCTGATGCGCGACCTGACCGACGCCCCCGACATGGGCGCGGTGGTGGAAGTCGCGGCGCGCGGCGCGGTGCGCGCAACTGGGGCCACCCACGCGACCCTGACCGTGCCGGGCGGCCTGAGCGGGTCCTCCAGCGGGGGAACCGGGGGCGAGGCGGGCGCGGAACGCTACCCGCTGCGGGTCGCCATTCCGGGGGGTGGGGCGCTCGCACTGCATTTCGACACGCCGCCCACGCCGGAAACGCAGGCCCTCGCGCAGGCCCTAGCGGCCGAGGTGGCGACCGGGGTGGAGGCCGCGCGGCAGCGGACCCTCGACCTGATGACGCTCTACAGCGTGGACCAGTCCATCCGCGCCGAGCGCAACATGCGCCGCCTGCTGGCCCGCGTAACGCGCAACATGGCCGAGCGGGTGCAGGCGGGGGCGCGCGCCGCGTACCTCAGCGATCAGGACGGCACGCTGCGGCTGGAATACGCCCAGCACGGGGGAGGCGAGAGCAGCAGCAGCGGTACGCTGGCCCCGGCCTTTGTGGGGAGGGTGGCGCAGGCGGGCACGCCGCTGATCGCCAGCCCGCAGGAGGCGGCGGAGATGTTTCCCGAGGCCCGCAGCGCCCTGGGCTTCCCCATGCGCGACGAGGAGGGCCTGCTGGGCGTGCTGGTGCTGGGCGACGCCCGCGAGAACGCCTTCGACGACGGCCGCCTGCCGCTGCTGGCCCTGCTGGCCGGACAAGCCACCCTGGCCGTGCGCAACGCCCGCGCCTACCTGTACTCCGAAGAACTCGCCATCAGCGACGAGCGCGCCCGCATCGCGCGCGAGATTCACGACGGCGTGGCGCAGTCGCTGGCCTTTTGCGCCCTGAAGCTCGACCTGGTGGCCCGCCAGCTCCACAGCGACCCCGACAAGGCCGAGGCCGAGGTCCGGGCCGCGACGGGGCTGCTGCGCGAGCAGATCAAGGAGGTCCGGCGCTCTATCTTTGCGCTGCGGCCCATCGACCTCGAACGCTACGGCCTGCTCGAAACGGTGCGCCGCTACGTGGAGGACTTCGGCCAGCAGAACAGCGTCCGCACCGTGCTGAACGTGTCCGGTGACATTCACCTCGCGCCGGGCGACGAGGCAGTGGTGTTCCGCATCCTGCAAGAAAGCCTGAACAACGTCGCCAAGCACGCCCGCGCCCGCGAGGTCACGGTGACCCTCCACGGCGGCCAGCAGGTCACGCTGCGCGTGCAGGACGACGGCGCGGGCTTCGACCTGGGGCAGGTTTCCGGCCGCGTCAGCAGCGCCGGGGGCCTGGGCCTGATGCAGATGCGCGAGCGCGTGGAAAGCCGCGGCGGCCAGTACCGCGTCCTGAGCAGCCCCGGCCACGGCACGCTGGTGGAGGCAGAGATGCCGCAGGCGTAA
- a CDS encoding type II toxin-antitoxin system prevent-host-death family antitoxin has product MIERSYTQARAELASLMDRAVNDRETVIIERRGQASVALIAADELRSLQETAHLLRSPANARRLLSALGRALEGEGESLTPAELARRAGLDAE; this is encoded by the coding sequence ATGATTGAGCGGAGCTATACCCAGGCCCGTGCGGAACTCGCCTCCCTGATGGACCGCGCCGTGAATGACCGCGAGACGGTGATCATCGAACGCCGGGGGCAGGCCAGCGTCGCCCTGATTGCCGCCGACGAACTCCGGAGCCTTCAGGAAACCGCCCATCTGCTGCGCTCGCCCGCCAATGCCCGCCGCCTCCTGTCTGCCCTCGGGCGCGCGCTGGAGGGCGAGGGGGAGAGCCTCACCCCGGCAGAACTGGCCCGGAGAGCAGGGCTGGATGCCGAATGA
- a CDS encoding Txe/YoeB family addiction module toxin, producing MPNDRAAVFQREFIKDLTFWVQTDRKTALRLLRLVELILRGPFGGMGKPEPLKYLGPNIWSRRLTEEHRLVYLVRDTRIDFLQGRYHYG from the coding sequence ATGCCGAATGACCGGGCAGCCGTCTTCCAGCGCGAGTTCATCAAGGACCTGACCTTCTGGGTGCAGACGGACCGCAAGACCGCCCTGCGCCTCCTGCGGCTGGTGGAACTCATCCTGCGTGGTCCCTTCGGTGGGATGGGCAAGCCCGAACCGCTCAAATACCTCGGCCCGAACATCTGGTCTCGCCGCCTGACGGAAGAACATCGCCTGGTCTATCTCGTCCGGGATACGCGGATTGACTTTCTGCAAGGCCGCTACCACTACGGCTGA
- a CDS encoding RNA methyltransferase gives MNLAVVLVSPKTPGNIGAAARAMLNMGASDLRIVAPRCDYLDSQAVAMAVHAADLLRGARIYPTLRDALADRDVSVGTSARLRADLPAPRHPAQVRPLVRAASAPALVFGPEETGLINSDLEQCQVTVRVPTAEYASLNLAQAVLLVCYEFLQAQDEPPAYDRKTATREEMEAMYGHLHETMELIGYTDAVRARHTLRLWRAMLDRALMSSAESRLFRGFLRQVRWKVEDAAKKGTVAGQGGDAAETAD, from the coding sequence GTGAATCTCGCGGTCGTCCTCGTCTCTCCCAAAACGCCCGGCAACATCGGGGCAGCGGCCCGCGCGATGCTGAACATGGGGGCCTCGGACCTGCGGATCGTCGCGCCGCGCTGCGACTACCTGGACTCGCAGGCGGTGGCGATGGCCGTCCATGCGGCTGACCTGCTGCGCGGCGCGCGCATCTATCCCACCCTGCGCGATGCCCTGGCCGACCGCGACGTGAGCGTGGGCACCTCCGCCCGCCTGCGCGCCGACCTGCCCGCGCCCCGCCACCCGGCGCAGGTGCGCCCGCTGGTGCGTGCGGCCTCGGCTCCCGCGCTGGTCTTCGGGCCGGAGGAGACGGGGCTGATCAACTCCGACCTGGAGCAGTGCCAGGTGACGGTGCGCGTGCCCACCGCCGAGTACGCCAGCCTCAACCTCGCCCAGGCGGTGCTGCTGGTGTGCTACGAGTTCCTCCAGGCGCAGGACGAACCCCCGGCCTACGACCGCAAAACCGCCACCCGCGAGGAGATGGAGGCGATGTACGGCCACCTGCACGAGACGATGGAGCTGATCGGCTACACCGACGCCGTGCGCGCCCGCCACACGCTGCGGCTGTGGCGCGCGATGCTCGACCGGGCGCTGATGAGCAGCGCCGAGAGCCGCCTCTTCCGGGGTTTTCTGCGGCAGGTGCGCTGGAAGGTGGAGGACGCCGCGAAAAAGGGAACCGTGGCGGGGCAGGGCGGGGACGCGGCGGAGACAGCAGACTGA
- a CDS encoding alpha/beta hydrolase, whose protein sequence is MTEPRPRTVLLLHAYPLSAAMWAEQKAALEAAGLTVLAPNLPGFGGEEGAMTSLADAARDLLGLLPPEPVSLVGLSMGGYLALELLAQAPQRFARVVLADTSARADSPEEQEKRYSQAGRVLEEGQGFIIEAAREEHRPDTFARIRPMIEAATPQGIAGALRAMAARADHRETLGTLRLPLLALVGEQDDLTPPERAQEIADLGHGERQIIPGAMHLANLDAPDAFNAALLAFLG, encoded by the coding sequence ATGACCGAACCGCGCCCCCGCACCGTGCTGCTCCTCCACGCCTACCCCCTCTCCGCCGCGATGTGGGCTGAGCAGAAGGCCGCGCTGGAGGCGGCGGGCCTGACCGTGCTGGCCCCCAACCTGCCGGGCTTCGGCGGGGAGGAGGGGGCCATGACCTCGCTGGCCGACGCCGCCCGCGACCTGCTGGGGCTGCTGCCGCCCGAACCCGTCTCGCTGGTGGGCCTCAGCATGGGGGGCTACCTCGCGCTGGAACTGCTCGCGCAGGCCCCACAGCGGTTTGCCCGCGTGGTCCTGGCCGACACCTCCGCCCGCGCCGACAGCCCCGAGGAACAGGAAAAACGCTACAGCCAGGCGGGCCGCGTGCTGGAGGAGGGCCAGGGCTTCATCATCGAGGCGGCGCGTGAGGAACACCGTCCGGACACCTTCGCCCGCATACGCCCGATGATCGAGGCCGCCACGCCGCAGGGTATCGCCGGGGCACTGCGCGCGATGGCCGCGCGGGCCGACCACCGGGAAACCCTGGGAACGCTGCGGCTGCCGCTGCTGGCCCTGGTGGGCGAGCAGGACGACCTCACACCCCCCGAGCGCGCGCAGGAAATCGCGGACCTGGGGCATGGCGAGCGGCAGATCATCCCCGGCGCGATGCACCTCGCCAACCTCGACGCGCCGGACGCCTTCAACGCGGCGCTGCTGGCCTTTCTGGGCTGA
- a CDS encoding glycogen/starch synthase, whose amino-acid sequence MRVLHVASEVFPFSRSGGLGDVLAALPVTQARLGAEVTVVSPWYAALSGTPEEVWRGEVPGVGLVWAGEVREGGVRFLFVGLPEFERPGLYHPDDVERFCAFGRAVLPVLQALDLRPDVLHGHDWQAGLVVAHAHLAGWRTAFTIHNLQYQGRWNLAEARGWTGLPDWAFSPEGVEFHGDLNLMKAGLVFAGQVTTVSPTYAREITTPRYGEGLEGLLVRLTLEGRLSGILNGLDQDRWDPRTDPDVLPYADAAGKAANGAALRAEFGLDGAPLLGVVSRLADQKGMDLLIEALPELVDHWNVVVLGGGDPLLTAALTGWAYHPRVAFVSGLNEGLAHRVYAGADAFAMPSRFEPCGLSQMIAMRYGTLPVVRETGGLVDTVPHDVGFQFAEATAGALAAACREARTTFGDTVEWRARLERGMTLDFSWDGPARQYLDLYGKL is encoded by the coding sequence ATGCGGGTCCTCCATGTGGCGTCGGAAGTGTTTCCCTTCTCGCGGTCGGGGGGCCTGGGCGACGTGCTGGCCGCGCTGCCCGTGACGCAGGCCCGGCTGGGGGCCGAGGTGACGGTGGTGTCTCCCTGGTACGCAGCCCTCTCGGGCACCCCCGAGGAGGTCTGGCGCGGCGAGGTGCCCGGCGTGGGCCTGGTCTGGGCAGGCGAGGTGCGGGAAGGTGGCGTGCGCTTCCTGTTCGTGGGCCTGCCCGAGTTCGAGCGGCCGGGCCTGTACCACCCCGACGACGTGGAGCGCTTCTGCGCCTTCGGGCGGGCGGTGCTGCCGGTCTTGCAGGCGCTGGACCTGCGGCCCGACGTGCTGCACGGCCACGACTGGCAGGCGGGGCTGGTGGTGGCCCACGCGCATCTGGCGGGCTGGCGCACGGCCTTTACTATCCACAACCTCCAGTACCAGGGCCGCTGGAATCTGGCCGAGGCGCGCGGCTGGACCGGCCTTCCCGACTGGGCCTTTTCCCCCGAGGGGGTGGAGTTCCACGGCGACCTGAACCTGATGAAGGCCGGGCTGGTGTTCGCGGGGCAGGTCACGACGGTCAGCCCCACCTACGCCCGCGAGATCACCACCCCGCGCTACGGCGAGGGGCTGGAGGGCCTGCTGGTGCGCCTGACGCTGGAAGGCCGCCTGAGCGGGATTCTCAATGGGCTGGACCAGGACCGCTGGGACCCCCGCACCGACCCCGATGTCCTCCCCTACGCCGACGCCGCGGGCAAGGCCGCGAACGGGGCCGCCCTGCGCGCCGAGTTCGGGCTGGACGGGGCACCGCTGCTGGGCGTGGTGAGCCGCCTGGCGGACCAGAAGGGGATGGACCTGCTGATCGAGGCGCTGCCGGAACTCGTGGACCACTGGAACGTGGTCGTGCTGGGCGGCGGCGACCCCCTGCTGACGGCGGCCCTGACCGGGTGGGCGTATCACCCGCGCGTGGCCTTCGTGTCCGGGCTGAACGAAGGGCTGGCGCACCGGGTCTACGCGGGGGCCGACGCCTTTGCCATGCCCAGCCGCTTCGAGCCGTGCGGCCTCTCGCAGATGATCGCCATGCGCTACGGCACCCTGCCGGTGGTGCGCGAGACGGGCGGCCTGGTGGACACCGTGCCCCACGACGTGGGGTTCCAGTTCGCGGAGGCCACGGCGGGCGCGCTGGCCGCCGCCTGCCGCGAGGCGCGGACCACCTTCGGGGACACGGTCGAGTGGCGGGCCAGGCTGGAACGCGGCATGACCCTGGATTTCAGTTGGGACGGTCCCGCCCGGCAATACCTCGACCTGTACGGGAAGCTGTGA
- a CDS encoding DEAD/DEAH box helicase, producing the protein MTQSQDNPQPRPAEKASSQPENELTSNAQTASTRRRGGRTSQGGTRGEPTAAPAPETPAPAQPGRPAQRGPDWAGVPAWEHLLGGRTPTPVQVGAIPALLAGRDVITTARTGSGKTLAFLIPAAARGIGMAAVRGIRPEVLVITPTRELAVQIRDVARELGMTAGRITGGITPAQTRSEASGKGVIAGTPGRLKDLITRGELGLAGLKYVVLDEADELLSLGFLKDVGDILRAAQLAAGSRPLQIAMASATFPAAIRGVAERFMHHPERIDIAPARSAEAAQDSEDVLGGATGATHLLINTTREDLLDVAAEQTREALRQPGGCVVIFCRTKSLVKRRAERLEAMLPGEIVSPLQGNMDQKKRERTMALLREGKSRVLVATDIAGRGIDLPEVRLVIHMDVASTAEDHVHRSGRTARAGRPGVNLVLLIPEQRGLWQTVRRALPAVLHPPLSRDEAQIDRAIQEKQGRGSGNGTGGPGQGQGRSGGQGQGGRAAGQGTQARSTERGRGGSESGRTPRQAPQAAGVGEGRVGPQRARSRGGRRR; encoded by the coding sequence ATGACCCAGAGCCAAGACAACCCTCAGCCCCGCCCTGCCGAGAAGGCCAGCTCCCAGCCCGAGAACGAGCTGACCTCCAACGCCCAGACCGCCAGCACCCGACGCCGTGGAGGCCGGACCAGCCAGGGCGGAACGCGGGGAGAGCCGACGGCGGCCCCGGCCCCGGAGACGCCCGCGCCTGCCCAGCCGGGCCGCCCGGCGCAGCGGGGGCCTGACTGGGCAGGCGTGCCCGCCTGGGAACATCTGCTGGGGGGGCGCACGCCGACGCCCGTGCAGGTGGGGGCCATCCCGGCCCTGCTCGCCGGGCGCGACGTGATCACCACCGCGCGGACCGGCAGCGGCAAGACGCTGGCCTTTCTGATTCCCGCCGCCGCACGCGGGATCGGGATGGCCGCCGTGCGCGGCATCCGCCCGGAGGTGCTGGTGATCACGCCGACCCGCGAACTCGCGGTGCAGATCCGCGACGTGGCCCGCGAACTCGGCATGACCGCCGGGCGCATCACGGGCGGCATCACGCCTGCCCAGACCCGCAGCGAGGCCAGCGGCAAGGGCGTCATCGCGGGCACGCCGGGCCGCCTCAAGGACCTGATCACGCGCGGCGAACTGGGCCTGGCGGGCCTGAAATACGTCGTTCTGGACGAGGCCGACGAGCTGCTCTCGCTGGGCTTCCTGAAGGACGTGGGCGACATTCTGCGCGCCGCGCAGCTCGCGGCGGGAAGCCGCCCGCTTCAGATCGCCATGGCCTCGGCCACCTTCCCGGCGGCGATTCGCGGCGTGGCCGAGCGGTTCATGCACCACCCCGAGCGCATCGACATCGCCCCGGCCCGCAGCGCCGAGGCCGCTCAGGACAGTGAGGACGTGCTGGGCGGGGCGACTGGAGCCACGCACCTGCTGATCAACACCACCCGCGAGGACCTGCTGGACGTGGCCGCCGAGCAGACGCGGGAGGCGCTGCGCCAGCCCGGCGGCTGCGTGGTGATCTTCTGCCGCACCAAGTCGCTGGTCAAGCGCCGCGCCGAGCGGCTGGAGGCAATGCTGCCCGGCGAGATCGTCAGCCCGCTGCAGGGCAACATGGACCAGAAGAAGCGCGAGCGCACCATGGCCCTGCTGCGCGAGGGCAAGTCGCGGGTGCTGGTCGCCACCGACATCGCCGGGCGCGGCATCGACCTGCCCGAGGTGCGCCTGGTGATCCACATGGACGTGGCCTCCACCGCCGAGGACCACGTCCACCGTTCGGGCCGCACCGCCCGCGCGGGCCGCCCCGGCGTCAACCTGGTGTTGCTGATTCCCGAGCAGCGCGGCCTGTGGCAGACGGTGCGCCGCGCCCTGCCCGCCGTGCTGCACCCGCCCCTCAGCCGCGACGAGGCCCAGATCGACCGCGCGATTCAGGAAAAGCAGGGCCGCGGCTCCGGCAACGGCACGGGCGGCCCCGGCCAGGGTCAGGGCCGCAGCGGCGGGCAGGGCCAGGGGGGGCGTGCCGCGGGGCAGGGCACCCAGGCGCGCAGCACGGAGCGGGGGCGCGGCGGGTCCGAGTCGGGCCGCACGCCGCGTCAGGCCCCACAGGCCGCCGGGGTGGGCGAAGGCCGGGTCGGTCCCCAGCGCGCCCGGAGCCGGGGTGGCCGCCGCCGCTGA
- a CDS encoding amino acid ABC transporter permease has translation MTAEQLQLIFQSAWAALPTLLAAAPVTLGYALAAMLLGLPLALLVALARLSGVPFLRWISGVYVSFIRGTPLLVQIFVVYYGLPSFGLTLSPLVGGVLALTLNAAAYLSETMRAAILSVPRGQWEAALSLGLTRRQTLRLVVLPQAARVALPSLGNTLIGLVKDTSLVSVITVVELLRSAQLVIARTFEPFGPYLAAALIYWVISSALAWVQRRLEARLARQG, from the coding sequence ATGACCGCCGAGCAGCTTCAACTGATCTTCCAGAGTGCCTGGGCGGCCCTGCCCACCCTGCTCGCCGCCGCACCCGTCACGCTGGGCTACGCGCTGGCGGCCATGCTGCTGGGGCTGCCGCTGGCCCTGCTGGTCGCCCTGGCGCGGCTCTCGGGCGTCCCGTTCCTGCGCTGGATCAGCGGCGTGTACGTGTCCTTTATTCGCGGCACGCCGCTGCTGGTGCAGATTTTCGTGGTGTATTACGGGCTGCCGTCGTTCGGCCTCACCCTCAGCCCGCTGGTGGGAGGCGTGCTGGCGCTGACGCTCAATGCCGCCGCCTACCTTTCCGAGACGATGCGCGCCGCGATTCTCAGCGTGCCGCGCGGCCAGTGGGAAGCGGCCCTGAGCCTGGGCCTAACCCGGCGGCAGACGCTGCGGCTGGTGGTGCTGCCCCAGGCCGCGCGGGTGGCCCTGCCCAGCCTGGGCAACACCCTGATCGGGCTGGTCAAGGACACGTCGCTCGTCTCGGTGATCACGGTGGTCGAGCTGCTGCGCAGCGCCCAGCTCGTGATCGCGCGGACCTTCGAGCCGTTCGGCCCCTACCTGGCCGCCGCCCTGATCTACTGGGTCATCAGCAGCGCGCTGGCCTGGGTGCAGCGCCGCCTGGAGGCGCGGCTGGCGCGGCAGGGGTAG
- a CDS encoding transporter substrate-binding domain-containing protein, with amino-acid sequence MRSKILLTALALGLTAQQASAQTTPPTLMKGVLKIAMEGTYPPFTFKDAQGNLTGFDVDVARAVAAKLGLRPEFVLTEWSGILGGLQANKYDVIVNQVGITPERQKTIGLSQPYAYSRPQIIVRKSGTFSPKTLADLKGKRVGVGLGSNFEKQLRNAGGINVVTYPGAPEYLADLAAGRLDAAYNDRLLVGYLITKNNLPIRGAGVIGQPEPVGVAYKKTNTALGSAINRALAQIKADGTYAKISRQWFGQDVSKP; translated from the coding sequence ATGCGTTCCAAGATTCTCCTGACCGCCCTGGCCCTCGGCCTGACCGCCCAGCAGGCCAGCGCGCAGACCACCCCACCGACCCTGATGAAGGGCGTACTCAAAATCGCCATGGAGGGCACCTACCCGCCCTTTACCTTCAAGGACGCGCAGGGGAACCTCACCGGCTTCGACGTGGACGTCGCCAGGGCGGTCGCCGCCAAGCTGGGCCTGCGCCCGGAGTTCGTGCTGACCGAGTGGAGCGGCATCCTGGGCGGCCTCCAGGCCAACAAGTACGACGTGATCGTCAACCAGGTGGGCATCACGCCCGAGCGGCAGAAGACCATCGGCCTGAGTCAGCCCTACGCCTACAGCCGCCCGCAGATCATCGTGCGGAAAAGTGGCACCTTCAGCCCGAAAACGCTCGCGGACCTGAAGGGCAAGCGCGTGGGCGTGGGCCTGGGCAGCAACTTCGAGAAGCAGCTCCGGAATGCGGGCGGCATCAACGTGGTCACGTACCCCGGCGCGCCCGAGTACCTGGCCGACCTGGCGGCGGGCCGCCTCGACGCCGCGTACAACGACCGGCTGCTGGTGGGCTACCTGATCACCAAGAACAACCTCCCGATTCGCGGGGCCGGCGTGATCGGGCAGCCCGAGCCGGTGGGCGTGGCCTACAAGAAGACGAACACGGCGCTGGGCAGCGCCATCAACCGCGCCCTGGCCCAGATCAAGGCCGACGGCACCTACGCGAAAATCAGCCGCCAGTGGTTCGGGCAGGACGTCAGCAAGCCCTGA
- a CDS encoding TrmB family transcriptional regulator, with amino-acid sequence MSAVIHLQALGLTEYEARAYTALLALGRAVPARVARQAGIPRPKIYETLERLEGRGLAARVGQNPLEYAPLSAREYLARARRSFDDRLGALDRDLSRLAPDPAPEAVYHLYGEAAIRSLCEDLTLNARRSVYMAGETALAERLERLTPRGVDLYRASLVDLPAVAAEGQRAFLLARDGEAAVIAHFIEEGGSGEAHGVHTHNPVVIHLIEGYVQLAAQRAAGGR; translated from the coding sequence ATGAGTGCTGTGATTCACCTGCAAGCGCTGGGCCTGACCGAATACGAGGCACGCGCTTACACTGCCCTGCTGGCCCTGGGCCGGGCCGTCCCGGCCCGCGTGGCCCGGCAGGCGGGCATCCCCCGGCCCAAGATCTATGAGACGCTCGAACGGCTGGAGGGCCGGGGCCTGGCCGCCCGTGTCGGGCAAAATCCCCTGGAATATGCCCCGCTGAGCGCCCGCGAGTACCTGGCCCGCGCCCGCCGCTCCTTCGATGACCGCCTGGGTGCCCTGGACCGCGACCTCTCGCGCCTGGCCCCTGACCCGGCCCCCGAGGCCGTTTACCACCTGTACGGCGAGGCGGCCATCCGCAGTCTCTGCGAGGACCTCACCCTGAACGCGCGCCGCAGCGTGTACATGGCGGGCGAGACGGCGCTGGCCGAACGGCTGGAGCGCCTGACCCCGCGCGGCGTGGACCTGTACCGCGCCTCGCTGGTCGACCTGCCCGCGGTCGCCGCCGAGGGCCAGCGCGCCTTTCTGCTCGCCCGCGACGGCGAGGCCGCCGTGATTGCCCACTTTATCGAGGAGGGCGGCAGCGGCGAGGCGCATGGCGTCCACACACACAACCCGGTCGTCATCCACCTGATCGAGGGGTACGTGCAGCTCGCGGCCCAGCGTGCCGCCGGGGGGCGTTGA
- a CDS encoding glyoxalase encodes MTTLISGLDHVQVEAPAGCETDAQAFFGAFLGLPELLKPEALRARGGAWFALPDGRQLHVGVTPGFMPREKGHPALRCRDLAAFRAHCEAHGVPYRADAEAGVPRVFLRDPFGNRLEVVEGAHESVLLTPAP; translated from the coding sequence ATGACGACCCTGATTTCCGGGCTGGACCACGTGCAGGTCGAGGCCCCCGCGGGCTGCGAGACGGACGCGCAGGCCTTTTTCGGGGCCTTCCTGGGCCTGCCGGAACTGCTCAAGCCGGAGGCACTCCGGGCGCGGGGCGGGGCCTGGTTTGCCCTCCCCGACGGGCGGCAACTGCACGTGGGCGTGACGCCTGGCTTCATGCCGCGCGAGAAGGGACACCCGGCCCTGCGCTGCCGTGACCTCGCCGCGTTTCGGGCACACTGTGAGGCGCATGGCGTGCCGTACCGCGCGGACGCCGAGGCGGGCGTGCCCCGCGTGTTCCTGCGCGACCCCTTCGGCAACCGGCTGGAGGTGGTGGAGGGGGCACACGAAAGCGTGCTGCTGACCCCTGCGCCCTGA
- a CDS encoding Nif3-like dinuclear metal center hexameric protein — protein MHPMTDPTPTPPHGPARRGEVDRDTLVRWLNNYLNIDAYPDLSLNGLQIAGTDTIRRVAASVDTSLKTLQDAADSGADLLLVHHGLFWGEPLAVTGPHRERLRTALMADLNLYAAHIPLDAHPEVGNNAMMARALSLQNPQPFGDWQGHKIGLAGELPFPQSLQDFADRVQKLTGEICLVHGGGIPQVHRLGIVSGSGAGAVAEAAAAGLDTLLTGEPEHKHFHDAFEYGVNVVFAGHYETEVFGVRALAARLEDEFGLPWQFLHHPTGL, from the coding sequence ATGCACCCCATGACCGATCCCACCCCCACCCCCCCGCATGGCCCTGCCCGCCGAGGAGAGGTCGACCGCGACACGCTGGTGCGCTGGCTGAACAACTACCTGAACATCGACGCCTATCCCGACCTCAGCCTCAACGGCCTTCAGATCGCCGGGACGGACACCATCCGGCGGGTCGCGGCCAGTGTGGACACCAGCCTCAAGACACTTCAGGACGCCGCCGACAGCGGCGCGGACCTGCTGCTGGTGCATCACGGGCTGTTCTGGGGCGAGCCGCTGGCCGTGACCGGGCCGCACCGCGAGCGCCTCCGCACGGCGCTGATGGCCGACCTGAACCTCTATGCCGCCCACATTCCGCTGGATGCCCACCCCGAGGTCGGCAACAACGCGATGATGGCCCGCGCGCTGAGCCTCCAGAACCCGCAGCCCTTCGGGGACTGGCAAGGTCACAAGATCGGCCTGGCGGGCGAGCTGCCCTTCCCGCAGTCCCTCCAGGACTTCGCCGACCGCGTGCAGAAGCTCACCGGCGAAATCTGCCTGGTGCACGGGGGCGGGATTCCCCAGGTTCACCGCCTGGGCATCGTCAGCGGCAGCGGCGCGGGCGCGGTGGCGGAGGCGGCGGCCGCGGGCCTCGACACCCTGCTGACCGGCGAACCCGAACACAAGCACTTCCACGACGCCTTCGAGTACGGCGTGAACGTGGTCTTTGCCGGACACTACGAAACCGAGGTCTTCGGCGTGCGCGCCCTCGCCGCCCGCCTGGAGGACGAGTTCGGGCTGCCGTGGCAATTTTTGCATCATCCGACGGGGCTTTGA